From the genome of Cuculus canorus isolate bCucCan1 chromosome 4, bCucCan1.pri, whole genome shotgun sequence:
CTTAATATCCTTATGCATTAGAGGGCCTAAGTCCAGGTCTTATACGTAGTCTCACAAATAAGTCTTTAATTTTACTATTGGGAATATATCACAGCTCTAGTAATTTTTATACAGAGGAAAGagattaggaaaacatttttctcctcataTAGATGGATTACTCTGTTCATGACGTTCTcaaaaccttaaagatcaatGACAAGTTTGCCAAACTCCTTCCAGGAATTATCTATCtttaagtactttttaaaacaagacaaagtAATACACCgaacaaattatttctgtttttcagttggACTGAAAATTGAAAATGTTCAGTTAATGTTTTTacctaaaaaaattattagggAAAATTGTGCAATTTGCAATATGCTACATTGCTCCAAAATCAAAGCACTGACACAGgaattttacttcatttattcCATAAGTTAAAATTTCTCACAAATTTAGTACTGTTTCAGTCAAATCACATGGGTattttttgagggggaaaaaaaccccaaccaactAAAACACATGCAATATTTCATCCACGTAATCTCTTTTCTGCAGTGGTGAGCTACCAACAAATGATGGATGCTAGACTATGGGCAAAGAGATCCTGCAGGACTGGAGGTCTTCTACGACAACAAGGCAGAGTCCTGAAAActcaaaaatcttattttctgtgtcCTATAACTACAGGAGGATATGTTTTGtgtaatatttgtttaaaaaaaaaaggtcactgCCTTTATATCTGCTGAGAAAACACTCTTCTTCCTGGTAGTCTCTTTTTGAGCCACTCAAATGGTGCTTCTCAGAGCTAGAGGCAGAGATATACAGCGGTAACTATTTTTAGATCTAAAACtctcacagattttaaaagggCTTTTGCATAtggaaagtaaagaaaaaataaatgcaaagtatTTCAGAAGGATAAAATGATTCATAGATGGTTATAGAGCATAAGGGAAGGGTTGGTGCTTTTATCTTCTGTTGACAGGGTTGCTAGAAGGAGGCTCAGCACCTGTGGGGAGGGCATGGTGCACGTCTCCCAATGCTCGCAGGGTCTGCTGCCAGACTCACTGAGCAGCTCCGGCTCAGCTCCCTCAAGGATGAGTGGGAAAACCACTACAACAAAAACCGCTGCTCTTTCAGCAGCCTGATGGCAGCCTTCATGCCCATCTAGCTGCTTCCACAGTCGCTTTTCTCCCACACTAATCACCTTACCTGGCCTGTTGGATGCCTTGCGTGAGACGTATGAACAAGCAGGGAAGAAAGTTTGTGCTCCGAGATGACTCAGATGTGGTAGATGGTGGCAAACACCACTGAAACCCTCTGCAGAGGGTTTTCTGGCGTCCTCCTGATGCACATAACATTTTGACCAGCACAAAAAATGTGCTCAGAAAATGAGCATTGCACCCGTTCGTATACATAGTTGGGCATTTCAAGTCCCACAGAAATTTCCAATGGCTTCTTTGGTTTATCAGAAACTCATTGAAGCAAAAGCAGCACTGGAGACAAAAACGATCAGCCATTGCAAGCAGCTGATTTCTGATCCCACTTGCTTGGTAGTGGCTGTGGGACTGCCTGAGGAGCTCAGACCTCTGTCCGACTGATACAGCAAAATCAGAGGGTACCTTCTGTCCCTCTTAATATTTCCCCACACACCTGAGTTGCTTTAGACTTATCTGTATATGCCACCCAGACAGCAGCAGATGCATTTGATGACAATTTTATTTTGGCTGATGAAGTCATACATCCttgcacatttattttatgtttgtcTGCTTCTTTTGATACTCCACTAACAATGTGTTTCTTTACTCCTGAGTGGTGAAGGACTATGTTTATGTTTATCTCTTTTAGAATGAGATGAAGTGTAACTGTGATGACCCGAGATAAATACTGGCTGTTTAGCCCAGCATTAATCCTAGCAAAATACAGGCAATTACAACAGGATTCATTTGACTGACTAAGAACTAAAGGATATGAATATAACTAACGCCAGTCAAAATGGTCTTATGGAAAGTGGATCTTGTCAGACTAACTTGACTGTCGTTCTTGGATGAGATTATGGGTTCACTTGAAAAAGTAGAGTTGAACAAATACAGTATACCTAGTCTCCTGAAGGGCATTTAACTTACTACCAtgactgcaaaagcagaaacacttgAATAGGCTACAGCATACATGGATCAAGAACCTGCTACCAACATCTCAACTATCTGTCTTCGAGGTCTCATAATGAATAGATGTGTTTCCAGCAGGACTCAACAGGGACTGACAGACTCAATACCATTCAACATTTCTAACTGGGATCACAAAGTTAATttaaacaatcaaaaaaaatctggatgaCACAGGAATCAGTGACCggcaaagaggggaaaataggACAGCCAAAGCAATCTACATCGTTTAGTAAATGAACACAGCCAAAACCAATGTATGCACATCTAGGAAGAATGGGCACAGAATGAGAAGCTCAGCTGCACAACCAACGGCCAAATGACCAGGGCAATTGTGTGTGGGAACAGAGACTACTTTCGCTCAGGCAGACAGGATATACTGCACATACTTTCAGAGCCcaaatttttaagaaatgagtAGAGGGGAGAACTACAAAGAAGGATATATCTTATTTGGGGTGGAGTTTTAAACAGCTGCTTGCTTAGTTCAcctaaaatggaaataaagtcAGCTTTCAATTTCTAAGCACCTTCATCCAGAAAAAGCACCTAGTCGTATACAGCACTTCATTTAGTGGAGCAAAACATAAAGGTCAGTGGCTGCAAGCTGATTTCCAATAGTCAGACAGGGAATTTGGCACACATTTCCACCAATATAACAGACTGCTAGAGTGAAGTCTCAGGGTAAGAGGTACAGCCAACACTCACCAGAGTCTCCAACTCAGGACTGTAGGTCTTCTGAGATATTACTTGAGTCAAACAGAAATTACACTTTAGTCAAAGTAAAAAAGATTACTGGGTTCAATATAGGTGATTAAATGAAACCTGTAGGATATTTTACAGACCCTAATGATAATTTTTGGTCTTCTACACCTTAAGCCAGGACTTAACGGGAATTGAATACTGCATGACTTCTCCTGTTACAGTGTTTCCACGTGATGCATGAACCACTACTGAATCCAGTGACAGTGCATGAGTTACTGTGACTGCAGATTTTGGGAGGAGTGGGGGAAGTATTCTCAAGTCTGGGTTTTCTCTGCACTGAACAATATTGCTTATGGGATTTTCTGGTACCCACATGGACCAAAGCatacaagaaaaacaatataattAATACAAATAATTCATAATACGTCACTGATAGCTAGGGAGAAGTATTATGAAGACTCCTGCTTGCCTTTTGCTCAAATTTTGAAAGTGTATCTAGATATTCGGACAGTACTTGGTTActgccttcctcctttcttcatAGTTAGCGGCtcttaagtattttttctcaTGACCCATGCTATAttatctgtgcttttctgctACTTGAGGATTAGTTCAATTAACTTTGCATGGATCTACCCTAAGCACCTCAAATTTTAGCTAGCAAAGGTGTCACTCCCTAGTGTTTATATATGTCAGAAGTGTGTTGCAGATTTCTTTgctaaattccatttttttcctgtattattATTTGACGTGCGTATTTGCCTGCGGTTAAAGTTTTGAGGATCTGGGTCCAAGACACCTCATTCTTATCCAATACCACTCTTCAAGTATGTCAGTGCACCTTAACAGTGAGAAGCCTTAAGTTTAAATGggcaaagaattttttcacaTAGGGGGTTTCTATTAGATAGGggttttctgtctgctttctctCCCACAGCGGCTGCTAGGTATTGCTGAACTGGAGAAGTTGTTGTCAAGctctttttcaggttttatttgaaGATGAATGGGAAGAGATATATTTATGCTTCTACTGAGCTAATGGAAATTTAGGAGATACTGTTCAAGGTAAAAGCCAAATCTATTTCAGTTAAAAGTACGGATGTAATTTTTAATAGCTTCTTTAAGTAACCAAAAAAGGAACCCCAAAAGGGAATTAGGTTTATAAGCTGCAATGTCACAAGACAGATAGAGAAAGATAGATAATTGGGTATAAAAGCATGTTTGAAATTACTGTGACAAACCACCTAATGTTTGTACTTGTAACAAGTACATCCCATCCTGAACACAGCTCACTAGACTAGAACTCAAGATTCATATGGATGAGTATCACCAGAACATTTTCCAGTGGGCACAACTACAGGAATTTTAGCTGGAGACAAATTCCATTGTTTATTATGACTGCAACCTTAAAAATGACTAGAACTTAAAACAAACTATTACCGAAACTATTTGTATCACTTACTGGCAATATTATAGGGCAGGGCATTTTTTACCTGGGATGCTCTCCAATTTTCTACGaagttcttcattttcttgttgCAATGAAATTacctcctgctccagctcctgacATCGAGGGCAGTaaccttcttcctcttcctcctcttcctcctctggaaGTGTAGAAGATGATGGGTGACCATGAGATTCAGATGTTGCTGGAGATGTCCATCCACCTAAAGTGTGTACTGGAGAGGTTGAAAGTGGATCCACATCTGCCAAATGGCTGAAATCATTTACTGATGAGGTGTTCTGAGAAGGGAAGCTCCCAGAAAGCAAATAGTTCTGAAGAGAATCGGTAAAAACTCTCAGAAAGGCTGAggtttgttgtttcttttgcatATACTGCATCTCTATGTCTAAAATGTCTGATGTCTGACTATGGACCATTTTCCCAAGCTGACATTGCTCTTGTCTTTCACTATAATTTGGGTTTTCCTGCTTTATACAAGAAATCATGGACTGAGAGTGGTTGTTGTCTAGTAGTTTTCCACCACAATTTAAGAGACTTAGAACCCGGCTGCATTGTTGGGCAAAGGCATCCAGAATCATCCGACTCtctgcaacaaaagaaaaggtgaatCACAAAAACTTAAAGCAAAAAGTTATGTCAGGCAGTAGCAGCTAGATGAATGTACACAGCTGTTTACAGTagcatgcattttatttctgaacacaTTAAAATTATGGCTTCTGCTTTAATACTTCTGCAACACTGATTtaaaacaaccccaactttgCTTCTATTTTGGGAGTGCCCTTGTGCCCTTGCTGTTAATCAGAAATGCATTGTGATGATAGTCACTGCTTACTGCTATCTTCTTTCAGAGGGATTAAGACaggaaaatggggaagaaaacacCAATTCCATCCAATTTGCTCGAAGTTCAAACAAGTACTTCTCTGGAAGCCTATTTCAAGCTGCCAGTGGGCATTGCCTGTATCTGTTTTCAGGACTTTGCACTGCATCTTTGCCCTGTGCCTCACTCCTCTCCAACCAGGGTTCcaagctttgtttttaatcctTTTCCTATTTGCTGCACGTGCTTGACACTGGGCATGGGATTCTTCATGAGACCTACTCCCATGGACgttgtttctgttccttttacTCCAGATTCCATGTATGTCCAAGAACAACTCAAGAGTGATAGGCACAAACCCCTCTCCTTACACTGAGAAAAATCATCAAATGGACAGAGGAGGGATTTCTTCTGTCCTGCTGACCTCTTATGAGCTTGTGCGCAGGCCATAAgcacacagcacagagcagtgcAGAGTTCTTCAAGCTGCTCTGGACATAATCAGGAAGCCCTATGTGTGGTCATGCAGCAGTTTCtggaggcagcagctcagctctggaAGCAGGATAAGGATGTCATGCCACACCCAGCTTTCCCTCTAATGACAGGAGGTGTCATTTCTCAGAGAGCAATAGCAACTACAACTTAAACATGCATAGTAGGATGGATCGTTCCTGCAGTGTCTATGTATATAGCTCAAGCAGCTGTAACAGTTTTGAAACAGTTCAGACCCAGACTGAAAATGGCCAAACCATTTACAGTACAACCTGTCAAGTTCCCCAGTAAAAATAACgccttttaaaaattttttagCTTATTCATAGTTGAATTCCTCTAGGTGTATAAAAAGACGTAACTAACAttttgcatgagaaaaaaaaagactggtaGGTTTAAGCACTGCCAATTTTGGAGAGCTCTTCTCAAGCAGGCTTGACTTTTAGAAAGTGACAAACGCATTTACTTTCAAAACGGCAACCTGCCACAGATGCATGAGACTAAGCACCCCAGACCTTCATGTATCTTAAATTCATCACTAGAGATGAAAATATAGCCTCATCACACTGAAAATAggtaaagaacagaaacattcaAAATTCACGCCTTTCAGAGTTGGCACTTACGATACTTCACCACAATCCAGAAGATACATCTTTTGGTGAAAAAATCTACTTCACACTGAGGTTAGTACAGCTCACCTGAAAACCATCTGAAATAACGCTAATCTGCATTTCTACCATCTTCCATATCTCTGCAAAGAGGGCAGGGCTGAAGCAGCATACAAATGTTTTCAGTCTCAAGTGCAGCGCCAGTAGGAGACCTCCTCAGTGCAAAACCTGAGGATGTGACCTTCCAAGGACTGAACTGTAAGAACAGAATGTGGACAGAGTAAACGTAGGCACAGTGCTGGGCTACGAGGCTgccagaggcaggcagggatAGCCCACTGGCATGTGAAGGATTGAGGTGGTCTTGAGACCACTTGAAGCATCCTCACAATCAGCTCTCTCCGCTAATGTACCACACCCTTGTAGGTGGGCTCAGACAAACCAGGGCAGTTTTCTCCAATGCATCTTTGATCCAAAATGTCAAGTAACACCCTGTCCTCAATATAAACTCAAAAGGGCAGAATTGCACTGCTGCCCCCTTTACAAGTAGGTGCCGGCAGGGCAGTAGGTACTCTGTAGTGTCCATACCTGCcgttcctccttcctttttacTGCATTAACCTAAGGCTAGCGGGCTTAACCCTTACTATGCAAGTGCAAAATAACACAGCACAAAAAATGTCatacaaattaaaagaagagaacTCTGGTGATATTGCAGTTTTCTAGTTGGGATGTGTGGATAAACctaaagaaaatcaagaaacCCAAGAATCACTAGCAATCTCaagttgcattttctttgccttaTTTCTTTACTTCCCACATCTTCCCCTTAAAATTATCAAAGGATGATATTGATTGGAACTTTGCAATCCTGCTACAGAGCagttttttcattcattttaatcCTATAATCCGATTCCAGACCTGAAGTCATATTTATGGTTTGTATTTTAATCATTACGGTCCCTGGTGACAAAAGAGTTACTTATTCCTTGCATATCCTTGTTACAAGGGGACAAAATATGAatgaaacaactgaaaagagATTAGATTAGTATAAGAGATGTTATTCTAATATTATGATTTCCCCTAAAATATGGCAAAAAGTAACCTGACATTTCAAATATCAGTTCTGAAGAACGCTATAATACACGCTAACATCAGTAAAGATAAAATTAGTGATTAGTTTTGTTGTAAAATTGAATGCATTAAGCACATTCACTGTGATAATGGCTTAAAACATAACTGAAATTTTATACAGAAATGACGGTACTGGTTTAATCTTCAGTTCAGTATCAGATCTACTACAAAGACACAAACCCAGCAATTTCTGgttttttcttaactttaaCCCATACTCaaagatataaaaaatgaaTGCCATGACAAGGCAGGGCTATTTTTGAAATGCTAGCACAAAGATTTGCAAGTGATTTTTTGTGGGTATCGCTGTGCAGCAATAGGGAGGGATGCTCTGAGCACACATTCTGGAAACATCTGGCTCTGTGCTGAAGCAGGTAGCACTTTGAAGGTACGAGCAATGGTGTGCATACACACAGTCTGAACTACCCCAATTGAAAATGATAACAATGGTTATTTCTTGcgaaaaataaaaacaaatgctaCCCATTTAGCATATATTGTAGAAACTGGGATTCCAGCTTCTACTGACTGACTGTAATTAGAAACGCAAGCACTGTGCAATGTCTAATCACtacaaaatgacaaaaagttGGCTTTATGTCATTACTATTGAATAATCATTGATCTATGATTCTTAATTGATTTAATgtaatgtatgtattttctaggaaaaaagacTCTATTGAAATGACTGCACTGGACTAAAACAGTGTAAACAGTTGTgatattcctttttcttattatgATGCTCACAAACCATGTAATTCTAATGTCTCAGACCCCGCAGCCTTTAGTCTTACAGAGCTTCTATTGACTTTAACTAGGCTTTTGCCTGAAGGTGGATTGGCTGGATCAGGCCCATAACGTGCTAATAGAGAAGGATTAAATTGCTACAAGTATAAGTATTCCTAACAAGATTATTTGAGAGTGCCAGCAACCATAAGATAGTATCATATAGCAAATCATGTCTCAACTCCATGGTACAGCATTCATCTTTATATCTTTTTCTCACTGATGCTGAACTATGGGGCTTCGTAGCTATCCAACTGCCAGACTAAACGCTGGGTTTTAGTAAGAGTAAACTTCTGAAATTCGATCCAATGACTTACACGGTGTATCAGAAAAGATATCTGGAAAGACTCGCAGATATAACATCAGCTTTTCCTACACCTGAGGATCTTTTCAATACTTTGACCCGACAGCTTTATTAATAAGGCATTGTGTTGGGTCTCAATGGCTCTGGATTCAGGTCGTGGGTTTTTCCATAGTTTCCTTTGTAATCTTGGGCAGCTGGTTTAAAAAGTCATCTTTATAACTATTGAGTGGGTCTGAATACCATACATTCTCCCCTGCAGGGAATGTATTCATTGGTATTTAATCTTCAGGAAGATTAAAAAGGCCAGGTTCCTTAGCAATTTCAATCATCTCACTCTTCACACTGCAGTGGTTGTCCTCTAACCTGATGATTTGTATTTCTTGATTTGTTCAATTATTATCCTATTAGTATTAATTTAGATcctggggcagcagctctgcaccccTCTAATGGCTTTGTCTGTGGATACAGACTTTATGTTTTCAGATACGAACACTGTTGTAAATATCTATGCTTGGGTCACAAAAATTGAGAGCATTTGATACCTCCCATGACTAAGCAATGCTTTCTTGGGCATTTCGCATGAAGATCACTGAGACAGTTCAGTGGATGAAGACTACAAGAGCCtgtccctttcagtactgatgTGATAGATCTACTTCCAGATAAGGGCTTCCAATTTCTTGGCTAAGGCCAAAATGATGGTCTTCACCTTCTCtatattcagttaaaaaaacatttttctgtctggGCATGATAGAGCTTGATTAACTGGTCGTGTTAAACATGCCAGGTTGTTAACACTGTACCTGTGCAAGCCCTGGAGTAACACCTCTAagacagctctgctcttcttcctctgctgtccATGAAAGGCCACCTTAAATTTTAAGGAACGCTATGAGGTCTACATCATGCTTTCCTAAGGAAAAGGAGTTTGTTTTGTGGATTACGACACTGCTTAATGTAGACGCTACCAACGGCAAAGATGTACATTGTTTTCATATTAGCAAAATAATCTGAATAGATGAATAAAAAACTAATATTTTACAGGAGAAAATGGGTATCTGCTGGTGCTTTGAAAGCATCCATTTGTGTGGTTtactctgcagcagcagtggtCAGAGTAACCACTGTTCATTAGAGAAGACAGAAGGCTCATGTTACAATGCAAATCCACATTTCTCAGTGCAAGATGACATTTCTCATGCAGATCTTTCCCTACAAGTTGGGATCTCGAGCTAGATCTGTCCTCACCATGGTGCAGGAAGGAGAACATCTGCTTCTTCTCCTCCTAATCCCCCTTCCTGCAGTTCTTCTGGAGTCTAGAGGTCAGGGTGATCTCTTGGAGAGGGACTGAGGGCCATTCATGCTTGGCAAAACCTCTAACCAGTaggaaaaacttaaaaaaatcatggaagCATCCTTACTTTTGGCCCACTCTCAAAAGCAAACCTGGTTCTCTGAATTCCAAGGAGCCAGAAATGTCATGCTTGGGTTTAAGAATCAACTGAACTAAGTGTTTAATTTGCTAGCACAGTTAGACATCCCAGGAACAGTGTTTTAATAGCCAGTTGCTTACTGTTACCCACAGTCTCTGAAATGGAACTTATGAAACAGATATCCAAATAAAACTGTTATCTACAGCCCTCCATCTCTTCACTCCAGTAAGCACCTGCCAAGTACTATGGCTACACTCAGTGGGAAAATTATGCAAGTCATGGATGGTGACTCTCTGCTTTGTGGAGAACGACCCAGCAGAGCCGCAGCTGGATACCTGCTGAGAGAAGGATCTTTCTACCCTTACAACACCCACCACCTGGCAGATGAACCTCTGGCTAAGGGGTGTTCTAGAAACGGCCCAGCCCATGCCTGTGCTGCTTGTGGGAACCCAGGATCTTGGTGGGCAGAGCCTCTGCTTGCTCTGGGCAAAGCGCAGAGCAACCGCGCACGGAATACATGCAAATGCACCCACTCCCTATGGGAAAAacccccagctctgcttccctGGTGGCAGCCTGAGCTATGACATTGGCTCACACATTTGTTAAGAGTATTGCAGGGCACTGGATGATGGGATGGAAGTACTTCAAATACACACAGCCTTGAGATCCCAACTAGTTCACCCTCAACAGCTCCCTGCGCAGCCTACTAGCATTACAGCTCCTCCAACACAAGGTTCCTGGTGTTCCTCCATTACTGTGCAGAAAGGACAGGCGCATAGCTCTGCAAAGCATCTGTACCTCAGCAATTACAATACCTAGGAGGTCAAAACCTTGCCTCTTGCTTTATCAATCTCTAGTAACAACTTgtacaaaattacattttggcACACCATAGCacatttttagtttgttttctcctgttctgttttgcttgGTACTTCAGTCTTAGCTGAGAGAAGGGTATGTTGGGACCCACATAGGaacataaagaaaaactaaagcCTGGATGTGCAGCTGACGCGACAGGGACCTCACAGAACTTCAGTGTACAAACACAGCTCCTTacactgttttgtttatttgtttgtttttaagcacTGGACTGAATCAACTACAAACTTTGAAGCCTGCTCTAGcttgtggttaaaaaaaatctatagagGCAGGAGAAAGTCTAAACTTCTGCTCATCAAAGCCCAGAGGGCTTTGCAGTGCATATGGCCTCATATATCATCTACCAGACAGCCAAATGTTTTCCATGGCGTAATCTGCTTCTCTAAGAAGAAACGTAGGTGTCACATTTATCAGAAGTGTTTTGATTGTGGaccacaaaaaaacctgaaccaCCACTGTTTGGGCATTCAAAATAagcagcagtttaaaaaaaagagaaacgaTGACCTTCTGCCATAGATCATAGGACTATACATCAGTGCCATGAATTTTCAGGCTAATCTATTTCAAACTTTTTTGGTAAAGTACCTGAATTATTTGTAACAAGGCATGATAAATTCATCCAGTACATGGCTGCTTCTGAGCAAAACCAGGCATTAAAACATAGCCATATATCCCATTAACTAGCATATCTCCCTATTTAGTAAAGAAATGTCATCACATTTGTTACAAATGCAAACAGCAACACACCAAAACAGCATCcaatttttctaaataaataaatcaatgatGTGTCAAAAATTAACAGATGAGTTAATATACCCGACGTTATCAAAACCAGATGGTGCTTCATAATATTCATCCTGTTCAGTCAAACCCTGAATATATTCTGGACCATCAGTATATAAAATAGGATGCTGCTATTTGTGATGGCAAACAAAAGCAATCATGCCTGCCAAGCACATACTATAACAGGCAGCATTTCAGCTCTGCTAGACAGAAAGTAATTAGAATGCTTTTAATGTCCAAAAGAATGATGCTGATAGGCTGCCACAGATGTGTAgatttatgaatatttatatgGTGGTTTATAGCTGACACTTTTATCAGTTGAAGAAGATAAAATATCTGCCTGACTCAAAAGCTTGACAGTCAGGTTAATAAAATCTCATTAAAGAGAATGACCTATGCAATTATATAGGATTTATTGTAATTCATTTTTGATTGTACTCTGCTTAAAGATGCAATTTCCCATTTCCTGATGCCAAATTTAGGTTGCATATCAAGATCTACGTGGTTTTTAACTCCAACCCATCACCAGAAGAAAGATACGTGTTCAGCACCTCGGTATCTTacacctttaaagaaaaaagaaataataagacAATCTCATCTCCTGTTCCTCGCACGGAAACGGTGCGGCCGATCTATTTTCTCTCCGTTTACACCATCACCTCTTTAACAGCAGCCTCTCCATCACTAGcagctccccccccccccgcggcgGAGGCGACGCTCCCGCACCCCGCGCCGGGGGCGACGAACTTCAGCGACGCCGGACCCAGCCCCGCACCCCGGAGGGACGGGGAGAGACGGAGGGggagacagggagagaaggGCAGAGACGGAGAGAGAGAcgggaagggggggagagagacggggagagagggagagaggggaggagagagggagagaggggaggagagagggagagagggggggagagaggggaggagagggggagacggggagagagagagggagaaggggaggagaggggaggagggaggagagaggggagagagacacagggagagggggagagggagagggaggggggagagggagggagggagggagggagggagggagaggagggaaagagacGGGGAGAGAGACAAGGAGtacagggagagaagagggagaggagagggacacagggagagggacacagggagagagagagagaaggggaggggggagagagacGGGGAGGGGCGGAGAGGGAGtacagggagagagggagagaaggagagagggacgcagggggagagagagacgggggagagaggaagacaggaaaggagagggagagagggctCGAGAAGGCGGGAGAGAGAGTGGGTGGTGCGGGGTCCCGAAGTGCCCCGCGAAGTTGCGCGGCGGAGTTGCGGGGTACCTGCGCTGAGCTcggcgccgccgccccccgccggGCAGGGTCCGTAGCGGCCCGCGGAGCTCGGGGCGGGCGCGCGGGGGTGCCCGTGGGCGGCGGGGCGCGCGGCGGCGCCGGGGAAGGGCGCGGCGCGCAGCGCGTAGGGCAGCGGCTCGGCGGCGTGCGGGAAGGGctgccccgccgcccgcccgcggGGCGCCTCCGGCACGGCGGGGCGCTCGTAGCGCCTGCCCAGCGCCGCCCGCTTCCCGGGGAAGGTCTTGAGGACGCTGTAGGGACCCCGCTGCTTGTAGATTTTGGGGGCGCTGGGCCCCTCCTCCGCCGCCcgcatctcctcctccatcctcctcctccctcgGCTCGGGGCTGCGtctgccgccgccgccgctcgtCTCCGCGGCTCGGCGGAGCCCCGGCGCGGCGGGGCGCCGGGCTGATTGACAGGCGGCCGCGCCAATGCCTGGAGGGAGACGGGAGAGTGTTTAGGGTAATCTCTGCTAATGGCAGCGGGGCGGGGAGGCGGGACCTGGCGGGGCTCCTCCGTGGGGGCAGGTGACACCACGGGCGCCGCCGAGCGGGGGGGGGCACGAGCGACCGAGAATGGTCTAAGCGGGGACCGTGagccccgctccgccccgcaCGGGGACCGTGGGCTCTTC
Proteins encoded in this window:
- the BEND4 gene encoding BEN domain-containing protein 4 isoform X1, producing MEEEMRAAEEGPSAPKIYKQRGPYSVLKTFPGKRAALGRRYERPAVPEAPRGRAAGQPFPHAAEPLPYALRAAPFPGAAARPAAHGHPRAPAPSSAGRYGPCPAGGGGAELSAESRMILDAFAQQCSRVLSLLNCGGKLLDNNHSQSMISCIKQENPNYSERQEQCQLGKMVHSQTSDILDIEMQYMQKKQQTSAFLRVFTDSLQNYLLSGSFPSQNTSSVNDFSHLADVDPLSTSPVHTLGGWTSPATSESHGHPSSSTLPEEEEEEEEEGYCPRCQELEQEVISLQQENEELRRKLESIPVPCQTVLDYLKTVLQHHNQLMVPQPTDHPTEGSKQLLNNYPVYITSKQWDEAVNSSKKDGRRLLRYLIRFVFTTDELKYSCGLGKRKRSVQSGETGPERRPLDPVKVTCLREFIRMHCTSNPDWWMPSEEQINKVFSDAVGHARQGRAVGTFLHNGNSYYEGTDHPGSQDEVFNRGCFHLQLLRPVLASFTA
- the BEND4 gene encoding BEN domain-containing protein 4 isoform X2; translated protein: MEEEMRAAEEGPSAPKIYKQRGPYSVLKTFPGKRAALGRRYERPAVPEAPRGRAAGQPFPHAAEPLPYALRAAPFPGAAARPAAHGHPRAPAPSSAGRYGPCPAGGGGAELSAESRMILDAFAQQCSRVLSLLNCGGKLLDNNHSQSMISCIKQENPNYSERQEQCQLGKMVHSQTSDILDIEMQYMQKKQQTSAFLRVFTDSLQNYLLSGSFPSQNTSSVNDFSHLADVDPLSTSPVHTLGGWTSPATSESHGHPSSSTLPEEEEEEEEEGYCPRCQELEQEVISLQQENEELRRKLESIPVPCQTVLDYLKTVLQHHNQLMVPQPTDHPTEGSKQLLNNYPVYITSKQWDEAVNSSKKDGRRLLRYLIRFVFTTDELKYSCGLGKRKRVH